The Nocardioides sp. S-1144 genome includes a region encoding these proteins:
- a CDS encoding enoyl-CoA hydratase-related protein, with the protein MQQIALEVADGIATVRFDRPDRLNAFTDVMEAELMEVWDAVDADPDVRVVVLTGTGRAFCAGMDLSESSEAFARWRTSDTAPPGTTHDVAGQDLPVRRDGGGRVVLRMFDLDKPIIAAVNGAAVGVGATITLPCDVRMASEAARFGFVFNRRGFVPESCSTWFLPRVVPMQTALEWVYTGRAVGAAEALERGLVRSLHAPEDLLPAAYALAREIAEGTAAVSTALTRRMMWRMLGAEHPVVAHTAETAAINLRGVSADAHDGIAAFLEKRAPVFVDRVPDDVPDVLAAFPAPVFDPGDLGPATAARGAR; encoded by the coding sequence ACCGTCCGGTTCGACCGCCCGGACCGGCTCAACGCCTTCACCGACGTCATGGAGGCCGAGCTGATGGAGGTCTGGGACGCCGTCGACGCCGACCCCGACGTCCGGGTCGTCGTCCTCACCGGAACCGGTCGGGCCTTCTGTGCCGGCATGGACCTCTCGGAGTCCTCCGAGGCGTTCGCGCGCTGGCGCACCTCCGACACCGCGCCGCCCGGGACCACCCACGACGTGGCGGGCCAGGACCTGCCGGTGCGCCGCGACGGCGGCGGCCGCGTGGTGCTGCGGATGTTCGACCTCGACAAGCCGATCATCGCCGCCGTCAACGGTGCCGCGGTCGGCGTCGGCGCGACGATCACGCTGCCGTGCGACGTCCGGATGGCCTCGGAGGCGGCCCGGTTCGGCTTCGTCTTCAACCGGCGCGGGTTCGTGCCGGAGTCCTGCTCGACCTGGTTCCTGCCGCGGGTGGTCCCGATGCAGACCGCCCTCGAGTGGGTCTACACCGGCCGCGCCGTCGGGGCCGCCGAGGCGCTCGAGCGCGGGCTGGTGCGCAGCCTGCACGCCCCGGAGGACCTGCTGCCCGCGGCGTACGCGCTGGCCCGCGAGATCGCCGAGGGCACCGCCGCCGTCTCGACCGCGCTCACCCGGCGGATGATGTGGCGGATGCTCGGCGCCGAGCACCCGGTGGTCGCCCACACCGCGGAGACCGCCGCCATCAACCTGCGCGGCGTGAGCGCCGACGCGCACGACGGCATCGCGGCGTTCCTGGAGAAGCGGGCCCCGGTCTTCGTCGACCGCGTGCCCGACGACGTCCCCGACGTCCTGGCCGCCTTCCCCGCCCCCGTCTTCGACCCGGGCGACCTCGGCCCGGCCACCGCCGCCCGCGGCGCCCGCTGA
- a CDS encoding thioesterase family protein produces the protein MPQPTYADLTARTDLLPAHQRLVVPPEFEDHNGHMNIAHYLTTTSWGVQHAFHSWGVPESWMGEARVGTFSVEHHLTYLGEVHVGAEVSVRVRCVARSARGLHVVGYLLDDTHRTLAYVMELLTLHVDLTTRRTRPWPGDVAAGLDRAVAAHAVLDWPVTGCLAVR, from the coding sequence ATGCCGCAGCCGACCTACGCCGACCTCACCGCCCGGACCGACCTCCTGCCGGCCCACCAGCGGCTCGTGGTGCCGCCCGAGTTCGAGGACCACAACGGCCACATGAACATCGCGCACTACCTGACCACGACGTCGTGGGGCGTCCAGCACGCCTTCCACTCCTGGGGCGTCCCGGAGAGCTGGATGGGCGAGGCGCGGGTCGGCACGTTCAGCGTCGAGCACCACCTCACCTACCTCGGCGAGGTGCACGTGGGCGCCGAGGTGTCGGTGCGCGTGCGCTGCGTGGCCCGGTCCGCACGGGGGCTGCACGTCGTCGGGTACCTGCTCGACGACACCCACCGCACGCTCGCCTACGTGATGGAGCTGCTGACCCTCCACGTCGACCTGACCACCCGGCGCACCCGCCCCTGGCCCGGCGACGTCGCCGCCGGGCTCGACCGCGCGGTCGCCGCGCACGCCGTCCTCGACTGGCCGGTGACGGGCTGCCTGGCGGTCCGCTGA
- a CDS encoding phosphotransferase family protein, translated as MSPPAAALDAPRMAGLLAPWARERHGATAVVRDVAPMPGNAGLSFGFTVGHDGGAERLVVRLAPPGVRRSGNTDVLRQVPLIGALERHGVAVAPVLWSTDDPAWFGTDAVVQPYLEARPLPMHGPAGAAPLDPDVVAHHLRQAVAALVPLHAVDAAAALPGWDEPRTAASEVAFWGRLLERSPEPDWVGAGRRLGAALVAHDPGRHRVGVFHGDFQTHNVLYDASGALAAVIDWEIAGVGPVGLDLGWLSMMTDPACWHAERRAVLATEADPADLLRWYEDAGGAPLPDHDWYRALACFRYGAIAAFNLHLHRTGRRVDEVSALMGGGVPVLFERGRALLDNASA; from the coding sequence ATGTCGCCGCCCGCCGCTGCCCTCGACGCACCCCGGATGGCCGGGCTGCTCGCCCCCTGGGCCCGCGAGCGCCACGGCGCGACGGCGGTGGTGCGCGACGTCGCGCCGATGCCCGGCAACGCGGGGCTGAGCTTCGGCTTCACGGTGGGCCACGACGGCGGCGCCGAGCGTCTCGTCGTCCGGCTCGCACCGCCGGGCGTGCGACGCAGTGGCAACACCGACGTGCTGCGCCAGGTGCCGCTGATCGGGGCGCTCGAGCGGCACGGGGTCGCGGTCGCCCCGGTGCTCTGGTCGACCGACGACCCCGCCTGGTTCGGCACCGACGCCGTCGTCCAGCCCTACCTCGAGGCCCGGCCGCTGCCCATGCACGGGCCGGCCGGCGCCGCGCCGCTCGACCCGGACGTCGTCGCGCACCACCTGCGGCAGGCGGTGGCGGCGCTGGTGCCGCTGCACGCCGTCGACGCCGCGGCCGCCCTGCCCGGCTGGGACGAGCCGCGGACGGCGGCGTCCGAGGTGGCCTTCTGGGGCCGGCTGCTCGAGCGCTCGCCCGAGCCGGACTGGGTCGGGGCCGGACGCCGGCTCGGGGCGGCCCTCGTCGCCCACGACCCCGGGCGGCACCGCGTCGGGGTGTTCCACGGCGACTTCCAGACCCACAACGTGCTCTACGACGCCAGTGGCGCCCTCGCGGCCGTCATCGACTGGGAGATCGCCGGCGTCGGCCCGGTCGGGCTGGACCTCGGCTGGCTGTCGATGATGACCGACCCCGCCTGCTGGCACGCCGAGCGCCGCGCCGTCCTGGCGACCGAGGCCGACCCCGCCGACCTGCTCCGCTGGTACGAGGACGCCGGCGGCGCGCCGCTGCCCGACCACGACTGGTACCGGGCCCTGGCCTGCTTCCGCTACGGCGCGATCGCGGCGTTCAACCTGCACCTGCACCGCACCGGCCGGCGCGTCGACGAGGTCAGCGCCCTGATGGGCGGTGGGGTGCCGGTGCTGTTCGAGCGGGGCCGCGCCCTCCTCGATAATGCAAGTGCATGA
- a CDS encoding acyl-CoA dehydrogenase family protein, with protein MWSFENDPEFQPELDWIDTFVREKVQPLDYLLGSQWNIHDPEFVRLVRPLQAEVKERGLWACHLGPELGGPGYGQLKLALMNEKFGMSRFGPIVFGAQAPDTGNSEILAHFGTPEQKKRYLEPLLANEVVSCFSMTEPQGGADPLLFQTAAVRDGDEWVVNGEKWFASEAETAAFYIMMVVTDPEAASPYARASMFIIDTDTPGIEIVRNYGFYGEREDTHAHLRLTDVRVPHSAMLGEPGQAFAIAQTRLGGGRMHHAMRTLAQATRAFDMTCERVLSRSTKGEVLARKQMVQEKIADSWVQLRQFRLLVLETAWMADQGQDWKAIRKNVSAVKAIMPQVLHDISSRALHLHGSLGLSHEMPFAEWVINSFHVGLADGPTEVHKMVVAREVLKDYKADDAQFPSYIRFEQERHARALYGVEA; from the coding sequence ATGTGGAGCTTCGAGAACGACCCCGAGTTCCAGCCCGAGCTGGACTGGATCGACACCTTCGTCCGCGAGAAGGTGCAGCCCCTCGACTACCTCCTCGGCAGCCAGTGGAACATCCACGACCCCGAGTTCGTCCGGCTCGTGCGGCCGCTCCAGGCCGAGGTCAAGGAGCGCGGCCTGTGGGCCTGCCACCTCGGCCCCGAGCTCGGCGGCCCCGGCTACGGCCAGCTCAAGCTCGCGCTGATGAACGAGAAGTTCGGGATGTCGCGCTTCGGCCCGATCGTCTTCGGCGCCCAGGCGCCCGACACCGGCAACTCCGAGATCCTCGCCCACTTCGGCACGCCGGAGCAGAAGAAGAGGTACCTCGAGCCGCTGCTGGCCAACGAGGTCGTCTCCTGCTTCTCGATGACCGAGCCCCAGGGCGGCGCCGACCCGCTGCTGTTCCAGACCGCCGCCGTCCGCGACGGCGACGAGTGGGTCGTCAACGGCGAGAAGTGGTTCGCCTCCGAGGCCGAGACCGCGGCGTTCTACATCATGATGGTCGTCACCGACCCCGAGGCCGCGAGCCCGTACGCGCGGGCGTCGATGTTCATCATCGACACCGACACCCCCGGCATCGAGATCGTGCGCAACTACGGCTTCTACGGCGAGCGCGAGGACACCCACGCCCACCTGCGCCTCACCGACGTCCGGGTGCCGCACTCGGCCATGCTCGGCGAGCCCGGCCAGGCCTTCGCGATCGCCCAGACCCGCCTCGGCGGCGGCCGGATGCACCACGCCATGCGCACCCTCGCGCAGGCCACCCGCGCCTTCGACATGACCTGCGAGCGGGTGCTGTCGCGCAGCACCAAGGGCGAGGTGCTCGCCCGCAAGCAGATGGTGCAGGAGAAGATCGCCGACTCGTGGGTGCAGCTGCGCCAGTTCCGGCTGCTCGTGCTCGAGACCGCCTGGATGGCCGACCAGGGACAGGACTGGAAGGCGATCCGCAAGAACGTCTCCGCGGTCAAGGCGATCATGCCGCAGGTCCTCCACGACATCTCCTCGCGCGCCCTGCACCTGCACGGCTCGCTCGGCCTGAGCCACGAGATGCCGTTCGCGGAGTGGGTCATCAACTCCTTCCACGTCGGCCTCGCCGACGGCCCGACCGAGGTGCACAAGATGGTCGTGGCCCGCGAGGTGCTCAAGGACTACAAGGCCGACGACGCCCAGTTCCCCTCCTACATCCGCTTCGAGCAGGAGCGGCACGCCCGCGCGCTGTACGGCGTCGAGGCCTGA